AAAGTTGCACAAAAGAACTCTGCATTGGCTACCACCTATCTTAGTATTTTCTATTTCATTTTGTTATTGGTAGGAGTTTTTATTATCGGGAATTTCCCTAATTTAGAAAATCCAGATATGGGTTATTTTCATACACTTGACATGCTGCCAACAGTAGTAGCCGGAGTGTTTGTGGCAGCTGTTTTAGCTGCAGCTATGTCATCAACAGATGCAATGTTACTCAATGCTACTTCAGCTATCACTAATGATTTATATAGTATTATTTCAGGAAAAACTCTATCTAATAATGTAGTAGTTTTTGTTAATAGAATAGTTGCTTCCATTATAGGGATAATTGCCATTTTAGTAACGTTAAATCCACCCAATTTAATCTTATTAGTAATGGCTCTGGCACAATCTTTAATGATAGGTGCTTTCTTGATTCCTCTTGTCCTTGGTTTATGGTGGAAAAAAGCTACAGCAAAGGCCGCATTGGCAGGAATGATAGGTGGTTTTAGTGTGGCAGTTATTGCTCAATTCATTCCACTCCCCACCCCTTTTATAGGCGGACCTTTAGGCGCTTTAACTTCATTAATTCTTATGGTAATCGTTAGTCATAAAGAAAGAAAAAGTGTTTATCAGGACGCTGATATTGCACAATAAGTGCTTAATAGAATAACAAGGAGTTTTACGAATGCATCTAAAAACGAGTCGAGGGCTAGTTTTGCATAGCTTCTCTTCGACTCGTTTTGATTACTATTAGTGTTAGACGGGTAATACAGTTATATTTGTTAATAGTTAAGTTAGTCTATATATTTTTCTTGGGCGGCCTTTCGATGTCGGGACTTCTTCACCGACAATTTCTGCCAACCCTTCCTGAATTAAGCCATTTAAAATTCTTCTTGCATTACGTTGTGTCATGTTGAGCCAAGTGGAGAGTTGGGAGGCGGTAATACTATGATTTTCTGTCTTTTCTTGGACAGATAAAATTTTGTTATAGGAAGTAACGGCTACACCGCACCGCTTGAGTTTTTCAATCACCTCTGGGTCCTCTGTTCGAAAGCTGAACGAAATATTTTGTTCTTGTTTTAAAGGTCCTTCAATAGTCCCCTGCTCATCTCCGAGGAATATACAGGAATCTCCATAGTTCTCTGCATAATGAAGAGCAAGGGTTGCTTTGTTATCCGCGGATAGAGCTGTATCTCCATATCCTATACCAATATGGACGTTAAGATTAGTCAAAGATGAAATCTTCTCCATGAGTGGTTTACCCATTTGTCCTTTATTTTGAAAGCTTGACCTTGTAGAAAAGACCATAAATTGCCCCATTCCATTGGAATGGTAGGTTCCCGATATCAATTCAGCAAAATTCAGAATCTCTGCTTTTAATTTCAAATGTAATCGGTGGACTTCATATGAAATGGAATGATCATCCACTTTTTCTTCGAGTTTAGTTAAGTTGACATGCATAATAGCTATTTGCAATTGTTTAAAATGTTGTGTTTGAAATTCTAAATAAGCCTTGTCTAAGGTTTCTTTTATATTTTGTTTGGATGGAATTATTCGGAATACGGGAATGTTTTTTCTTTGCAGCTCATCATATACGGATTGAATGCTGGTAACGCAAATATCTATTTTTTTATTGGAATAGAGTTGTTCATGGTAGAAAACAATTTCGCCGGTAGTTTTTATCTCATTTTTTAATTCATAAGAATAAATTTGTTTACAAGAAATATCCAATTCTTTATATATATCATATAAAACATTTATATTTACGGAATCGTAACTGATTCTTTCTAAATTATACTGATGGTTATAGCTTATTTTAAGCATCATTTCTTTTATACTTGAACGATCAATCGATAAATGGAAAAAGAGTTGTGTTTCATTACTATTTATTGCACGGATATAAGGAGCAAGCCCTGAGAAAATCCATACATCTACTAAGTGTGCATTTTTTTTAATAATTTCTAATGTCTCCTCTTCACTTTCGTAGGGAAAGGCGTGAAGGTGAAATGTAGATTCCAATTCTTTTGTGACGTTACAGATTCTTTTTACTGAATTCTCCGGTCCTACAATACCAGCTTGTACCTTCATAATTATCCTCCATTCAAGTCACCTACTTCAAATTTAATCGGTATTTATTCCGGGGTCTTCCTTTTTTTTCCGATGGTTCGGAACCAATTACTAAGGCTAATTCAGCTTCAACCAATTCTGATAGAATGCGCCTTGCATTTCTTTCTGTCATTTGCATCCATGTAGATATATCTAAAGAGGTAATGGATTCATTATTTAACTGTTTTTGAAGGGTCATGATTTTATGAAAAGTAGAAAGAGTAACGTTACATTTTCTCAGCTTCTTCATAATATCTTCATTCGTTGATTTCTCTTCAAATATGAGGTCCTCCGGATTGTTTAAAGGGCCGTCTACTCTTCCATTAGAGTCGACTATAAAAGCAGAAAACGGTCCATAGTTTTGGCTGTAGTATAATGCAGAACGTGCATTTTCTTCTGCATTCAAAGTAGATTCTCCATATCCAATTCCTATGTTCATAGGTAAATTTATCAATAATGCGCATTTATTTAGAAGCTCTTCGATCCGGTATTGTTTTTCACTTAGTGATCCACGGGTTGAAAACGCAATAAATGTCCCCATTCCCACAGGGACAAAAGAACCTGAAATATCCTCTGCAAAACTTAAAACCAAATCTTCGAGCTTTAATTCCAATCTATTTGTATCATAATTCATTTCTTGATAATTCATCTGTTTTTTCTTCTTTTTGACTTTGATAAAAAGGATAGCAATTTGTGATTTTTTAGAATGATCAGCATCCCATTTTTGCAAGGCTGCTTGTAAATTTTCTCGAATGTTCGTTCGGCTGGGGAGGATCCGATACACTGGAATATTTTTTCTTTTTAGTTCCTCGTAAATGAACCGAAGAGCGGTTACACAAATATCTACCTTGTTTGATTGGTACATGTTCTCATGGAATAACAAATATTCCTCAAGGGGGGTACTAGATGAATATTCTTTTATTCCTAAGTGGTCTGTAGGCAATCCCAAATCTTTATAGGTTTCGATAACATTCTTTTCCGTTAAAAAATCAATGCTTAACCGACTTAGATTTTTTTGGTCGTTATACCCTATTTCCATTAGCGTTTTAATGAGACTAAATCCATCTGTTAAAAGATAAAAAAAAGGCTGTTTTGATTTGCTTTCTTCGGCAAATGGATACAGACCTGGGCCGGAAAAAATCCAAACGTCTACGTATTCATAATTGTCGTTAATAATCGACGTGGTTTCAGAAGGTTTTTTATAAATAAAAGGAACAGCTAATATTGTTTGTTTAAATTCATCGTTAATTATTTTAATTATGGAATCAACTATATCCTGCGGGCCTACAATTCCTGCTCTCATTTTTTATTTTTGCCCCCTTTTCTAATTTAAAAACTTAAATATGTACAAATGTATAGACCACGATAACGGACCATTATAACTCAGTATACCGGATTATTTTTAGACAAGTAAAGGTTTGGAAGTGCTTTGTACTTTTCTAAAAGCGATTAGAAAAAATGAAATTGTAAAATAATTTTTGAAAAAACCTTGCTATTCAGACAATTCATCATATATAATATCTTTAAAGGAATATATCCATAAATATTCCTTAAATGAAAAAGAGAGAGGTGTTGGATATGAAAGTTGACGTAGAGACGTTTAAGCAAGCTATGGGGCGCTTAGCGACTGGTGTTTCAGTTATTACCACGAAAAGTAACGATAAACAGAATTTCGGACTAACGGCTAGTTCAGTTACGTCCCTGACAGCAGAGCCGCCAATGCTCCTTGTTTGTGTTCATAAAGATACTGGCACGAGAGATGCAATTACTGAATCAGGATACTTTACCGTTCACGTACTTGGAGAAGATCAGGAAGATCTTGCTATACGATTTGCAAAACCTAATCCAGATAAATTCGCTGGGCTGCATATAAAGGAGGGGGAATTTGGTACTCCCTTACTAACTGACTATTTCGTTAGAGTTGAATGTAAAGTTGAACAAGAAGCAGTTGGTGGAACTCATTCTGTTTTCATGGGTGAAATGCTCAAAATAGATATTCAAGAAAAAGAACCATTACTTTATTTTAAGGGAGAGTTTGGGGAGTTTGTTTCAACTAAATAATCTAAAGGAGGAATACTTATGGCATTGATGACAGGAGAAGAATATAAAAAGTCATTAAATGATGGAAGAGAAGTCTATATTGACGGGGAAAAGGTTAAAAATGTGGCTGATCACCGCTCTTTTAAGCCTATAGTTGAAGCAAAAGCTAGAATGTATGATCTCGGCCATAAGCCTGAGTTTAAAGATAATACAACTACGACCCTTCCAGACGGGGAAGAAATCTGCCTCGCTTATAAGCTGCCAAAAGATAAAGAAGATTTAACAGCTATTCGAACATATGTAGATACAATCCTTGATGATTTGGGCGGTGTTGTTTATCGTGTCGGTGATGAGACCATTGGTGAGATGTGGTCCTTATACGATGCCCAGGATAAGCTCAACGAAAATGATCCCGCCTACGCAAAAAACATTAAGTATCATGTTGATCGAGTAGCAAGAGAAGATTTATTTCACGTCTCTGCTAATACAGATCCAAAGGGAGACAGAAGTAAGCTCTTTAGTGGTAAAGATGGAGGTACATTGTTACACGTAGTGGAAGAAAATGATAAGGGAATTGTTGTAAAAGGAGCCAAATTTGAAACAGCAGCTGCATACGCTCATCAAGCTTTTGTAAAGCCTACCATATTGGATTGGCAAGCTGGAGAAGAAGGTATGGCACCATTTGCTTGTGGTTTTATTTGTGACATGGGAGCTCCTGGACTAAAACACATTTGTCGGAGTCCTCTAGATACGGAAAAAAATGAAACGGATTACCCGATTTCAACAAAGTTTGACGAAATCGATACCTTGCTTATTTTTGATAACGTTCTTATTCCTTGGGAGAATGTCTTATTTCATCGTTCGTTAGAATCGGCCGCTTATATTCGTAATACGCTTCATCGTTATTCTGCGTTTAATTATGTACTCCGCGTGCTGCGTAGAGCAGACTATTTACTTGGAACAGCACTGTTAAATGTTGAACAAACCGGTCTTACAAAGTTGCAGGCTGTTAAGGAGAAAATATCCGAATTAATTAGTTATCGAGAAGGAATAAATGCACATTTAACTGCTGCAGTCGCCAATGCCGAACGTAGTCCTGGAGATTTAATGATGCCAAATCAATCGCTTCTCTATACTGGACGAATTTACGCTCTATCGCATTTTCCTGCGATGGCACATTTAACAAGGGAACTTGTTGGAGGACAGTTAGCTGTAACACCAGACTCTGTAACACTTTCGGATCCTGCTATAAAGGGTTACATTGATAAATATTATTCAGTTGGTGAAGAGTGGAGTGCTGAAGAAAGAGGGAAATTGTTGTACTTTGCTCGTGATCTTTTGAATTCTTCTTATGCTGGTCATAGAACGACGTTTGAATTGTTTGCCCAAAGTCCTCCGTTTGCTCAACAGATGGCAGCTTTTAGTAGTTTTGATATGGAACCACAGCGTGAAATGGTTAAAAAAGCAGCCAATTTAAAAACATTGGTTAGTCAAAAGAATTAATGTTTGTGGCCAAGGAGTGAAAGAGAATGAAAGTCCATACGCCCCACAACCTAGATATTTGTGCTTCGGTACTTACTATTGGAGCTTTGGACGGTGTTCATAGAGGACATCAGGCGTTGCTCTCAAAAGCAAAAATAAGAGCTGAAGAATTAGATGTACCTTTCGTTGTATATACCTTTGATCCCCCGCCAAAAGTTTTTTTTAGAAATTGTCTCTTGCTAACTACATTAGAAGAAAAATTAGAACGACTTGAAAATATGGGGGCTGACCATGTTATCGTAGGTTCATTTAATGAGTTGTTTGCAAAACAAGATATTCCGGTATTTATAAAAGAACTAAAAGAAATTTGTCCAATTGAAATTTGGGAAGGTCCTAATTTTCTTTTTGGAAAAAATAGAAAGGGAACTATCCAAACGCTTAGTCAACATTTCAACGTCAAAATTCAACCACCTGTTATATGTGAAAAAGGAGAGGTTATCTCCTCATCTCGTATCCGTCAGCTTTACAAGGAGAAAAACAGCACTCAAGCTAATCATTTACTTGGTTGGAAGAATTCACTTATAGAAATTTAAAATTATATTGTTTTGAATATTCTTAAAAAAGGGAGCGGATATACAATGGAAATTAAAAGATATCGTAAGTTTAAAACGAATAACTTTTATCCATCCGATATGGGAGAAGAATCTCATCATGTGAATAATGAATTTAGTATGGTAGTCCGTGCTGGGAATCACATTTTTATGCGAGGTCAAACAGCCTTTGACTTAAAAGGAAACTTTCATGGAGAGAATGATGTAACGGCACAGATGGAAAATGCCTGCTGTTGTGTAAAACAATTACTTGAAGAAGCCGGTGGGAAAATGGAGGATGTGTGTAAAATCACAACTTATCTCACCGACCGTTCCTATCGTAAGGAAGCTTATGCGGTTATTGCAAAACATTTTAAAGGGATTTATCCAGTTAGTACAGGTCTCGTTGTTCAGGGGCTGGCTCTTCCGGAGATGCTTGTGGAAATAGACGTAGAAGCGGTTATCAGTGATAGTTAAATAACATTATAGGAGAGGAGAAAATGTATGGATATAACAAGCACCTTTTCAGTAGCCGGAAGATGTGAAAGAACGGGGCAATTAGGACTTATAGTTACTTCTAGCAGTCCTGCTGTTGGAGCAAGGTGTGCACATATCAAACACAAAACAGGGATTGTTTTGAGTCAAAATGTAACGGATCCACGACTTGCAACTATTGGCCTTATGGTTATGGAACAAGGATTTACGGCAAATGAAGCCGTAAAAACGATGAAAGCGGCCTCTGAATATTTACAGTATCGTCAGCTGGCAGCGGTTGACACTAAAGGCAACTCTTCTGTATTTACAGGGGAGCAAGCTTTAGGAACAAATGGAGAGTTCGCTGCTCCTAATGTGGCTTGTGTTGGAAATCTTTTAAGTGATGAAATGATTCCTAAAGCCATGGGTGAGTATTATTTAGCTCATTCTGATTTAAATCTAGAAGATAGACTATATGGTGCAATGGAAAAAGGATTTCAAATGGGTGGAGAAATGGATGATGAGCGAAGCATCGCTCTGTTAACGTACACGGACGAACCTTTTCCTTTTATCGACCTGAGAGTTGATTACAGCTTAGACCCTTTGAGTGATCTAAAACAAATACTTGAGGTTTACAAACCTCAAGCCAATGATTATAAAGTTAGAGCACTTAATCCAACACAAGCTCCTTCCTACGGTGTTAAAGGGGATGAATAATTTGGAGCATGTAGATCTCAAAGGAATTAATATAAAGAGATTAATGAAAGATATAGATGATTATGCGTGCTATGGATTAAATGCACAAAACGGTATTACACGCCCTAGTTTTTCGGAAGAGGATATAAAAGTTAGGAAAAAGTTCATTCGTGAACTTAAAGCCTTAGGCCTTGAAGTAAAGGTTGATGGTGCTGCCAATATTTGGGCTAAGAAAAAAGGAAATGGAAACAAAAAAGGATCTATAGTAATCGGCTCTCATCTCGACTCGGTCCCAAACGGTGGGAAATTTGATGGACCTTTAGGCGTTCTAATGGCAAAAGAACTTTTAGTCACTTTAGAAGAACAACACATTCTTTTAGATCATGATTTAGAAATTGTCTCTTTCACTGCGGAAGAATCTAATGACTTTAACTTGTCTACCTTTGGAAGCCGGTCTTTTTCAGGAAAACTTGACGTTAATGATTTAAAACAAACTAAAGACAGCTCAGGCATAAAGGTTGTCGAAGCATTAAAAAGGGTAGGCGGTGACATTGAGGCCTATTCTGCAATGTACAAACAACATGATGAAAAGAAAGCGTTTATAGAGCTCCACATTGAACAAGGAAAACAACTCGAAGAAAAAAACACATCTATAGCTTCTGTTGCACGTATTGCTGGTATCTACAGAAACAAATTGACTGTAACAGGAGAAGCTAATCATTCTGGTGCCACAAAAATGAACACACGCATAGATGCGCTTACTGCAGCATCAGAAATGATCCTTCAGGTTGAGGAAGTCTCTCATAAGAACATAAAAGAAGTTGTTGGTACGGTTGGTAAACTAGAGGTTTCCCCAAATGCAACAAATATCATTCCTGGGCAAGTAGAGTTTACTTTGGAAATTCGAGGAAAAGGCAGTGAGAGTTCCTTTCGTAAAGTAATAGCCGATATTTTAAATCGTTGTAAAGAAATAGCAGTGAACAGAAGAGCTGATTTACAACAAGAGATCATTATGGATCAGTCTCCTATTCTTTTAGATAGAGACTTAGTAAATATATTAAATCGCTCAGCTGCGAATATAAATGAACCATGTCTTTCACTTACCAGCATGGCAGTTCATGATGCAGCACATATGGCAGCAGTAACTAAATCAGCTATGCTGTTTGTTAAAAGTGTAGATGGAAAAAGTCACTGTCCAGAAGAGTACAGTACTCCGGAAGATATTGCAATAGCGGGAAAAGTACTATTAAATTCTATCATTGATATAGATAAATTTTTAAAATAAAAGATTTGTCCTTTCATATATACCTCACTATTTATTAGGAAAAACGTCAAAAAAAATATTATTGTCATACAGAAACCATAGGTATTTAAAAAATACATTATGGTTTCTGCTTTTTGAAAATGAAACAATTCTTTGGCCTAGAAGATTGGATGAATTAAGGGGGAAAATAATGAAGAGTATAGAGGTAGATGCAGAAAAAAACACACGCTTGGAGAAAGACTTTTTAGGAGTTAAAGAAGTTCCTGAGCATGCTTATTACGGTATTCAGACCTTGCGTGCCGTTGAAAACTTTCCAATCACAGGTTATCGGATTCATGAAGAGTTAATTAAAGCATTTGCTATGATAAAAAAAGCAGCAGCTCTTGCTAATAGGGATGCCGGTCGGCTTTACAAAGACCACTGCAATGTAATTGTCGAAGCAGCAGATGAGATAATAGAGGGGAAAAGGAGCGATCAATTCATTGTGGATCCAATTCAAGGTGGTGCAGGAACATCAATAAACATGAATGTGAATGAGGTGATAGCTAATAGAGCACTCGAAATACTTGGGCACAAAAAAGGAGACTATGTCCATCTTAGTCCAAACAGTCATGTTAATATGTCCCAATCAACAAACGATGCATTCCCAACTGCTATTCACATCGCCTCTTTAAAACTATTAAAAAAACTTCTAACAACGTTAAGGGTCATGCAAGACATTCTTCTTCAAAAAGCTGTTCAGTTTGATGATGTGATTAAATTAGGACGTACACATTTACAAGATGCTGTGCCAATTCGTCTTGGACAAGAATTTAAAGCATATAGTAAGGCGTTAACACGTGACATTGAACGTATACAACAATCTTGTCAACATCTATATGAAGTAAATATGGGTGCCACTGCAGTGGGAACAGGATTGAATGCAGATCCCTATTACTGTGAAGCAATTATTAAACATTTAGGGCACATTAGTAAGTTGCCGCTTAGAAGAGCAGAACACCTCGTAGATGCGACACAAAATACTGATGCCTATACAGAAGTATCAGCTGCATTAAAAGTTTGCATGATTAATATGTCGAAAATGTCAAATGATTTACGTCTGATGGCTTCTGGTCCTCGTGCAGGGCTGGCTGAAATTTTTTTACCGGATCGTCAGCCTGGCTCGTCAATAATGCCTGGGAAGGTTAACCCAGTTCTTCCTGAAATGATAAATCAAGTTTCATTTCAAGTGATAGGTAACGATCATACCATTTGTTTAGCTTCTGAGTCTGGTTAATTCGAACTCAATGTCATGGAACCTATAATTGTTTTTAATTTACTTCAATCGATTAGTATAATGAATAATGCATGTAAGTCCTTCACGGAAAACTGTTTAAAAGGTATTGAAGCAAATAAGGAACGCTTAAAAGAGTATGTAGAAAAAAGTGTAGGAATTATTACAGCAATAAATCCTCATATTGGTTATGAAATGACATCACGTATCGCACGTGAAGCTATCTTAACAGGAAAAACAGTTCGTGAATTATGCTTACAGTTTGACATACTAACAGACTCCGAATTAAATCTTATACTAAATCCTTATGAAATGACATATCCTGGAATCGCAGGAAAAACACAAATGCAATGTTAGAGCACTTAACAATTAAACAACATATATATGAGCGATATATTTCGCTCATTTTTTTTATCTGCAACCTGTTGAGTAATTAACCTAGATTCCATATAATTTTATCTTTTCTAAATTTTGTTCTATAAAATAAAAGCGCTTTCGAATATTTTTTTATAGATATTGCATATTTTTATAGAAAATCGAAAGTTAATCATCTATTTTTTCGTTGTATCCGTTGATACCATTTAATTAATCCAAAAACGAAGAAAGGATGAATGAAATGACAAAAACAAAATACAAGCAAGTGAAACAATACACGGGATCAGATTTGAACACAAAAGGCTGGCTTCAGGAGGCAGCTCTGCGGATGTTGAACAATAACCTTCATCCAGACGTGGCAGAAAATCCAGAAGATCTCGTCGTATACGGGGGGATTGGGAAAGCTGCTCGTAATTGGGAATGTTACGAGGCGATTGTTGATACGTTGAAAACACTTGAAGATGACGAAACATTACTGGTTCAATCCGGAAAGCCCGTTGCAGTCTTTCCTTCCCATAAAGATGCCCCTAAGGTGTTGATTGCAAATTCTAATCTTGTACCGGCTTGGGCAAACTGGGAGCATTTCCATGAGCTTGATCAGAACGGCTTGATGATGTATGGACAAATGACGGCAGGAAGCTGGATTTACATTGGAAGTCAGGGGATTGTCCAAGGAACCTATGAAACGTTTGCAGAGTGTGCAAAACAGCATTTTGGTTCAGACATGAAAGGGTCAATTACGGTAACTGCAGGGCTTGGCGGCATGGGTGGAGCTCAGCCATTGGCCGTAACAATGAATGGCGGAGTGTGTATTGCAATTGAAATTGATCAACACCGAATCGATCGTCGTATCGAAACTAAATATCTAGACGTTTCGACAGATAGTTTAGAAGAAGCGGTGCGTTTAGCGAAAGAAGCAAAAGAGAATAAGCAGGCTCTTTCTATTGGATTATTGGGAAATGCAGCAGAAATTTTGCCAAAAATGAATGAATTAGGATTTATACCTGAAGTTTTAACGGACCAAACGTCCTCACATGATCCGCTCAATGGCTATGTTCCCGCGGGTATGGATTTGCAAACGGCCATTGAGCTTCGTGCTAAAGATCCAGATCGCTATATAAAGCTTTCGAAACAAACAATTGCATCTCATGTACAGGCTATGCTTGTTTTGCAAAAACAAGGAGCCGTTACATTTGATTACGGAAATAACATACGCCAGGTTGCTAAAGATGAAGGCGTTGAGAATGCTTTTAATTTTCCTGGGTTTGTGCCAGCTTATATTAGGCCGCAGTTTTGCGAAGGAAAAGGTCCATTTCGCTGGGTAGCGTTATCAGGAGATCCAGAAGATATTTATAAAACGGATGAAGTTATCTTAAGAGAATTTAGTGAAAATGAACATTTATGCAATTGGATACGTATGGCTCAAGAAAAAATTAGTTTTCAAGGACTTCCTTCCCGCATTTGCTGGCTTGGTTATGGAGAACGGGCTAAGTTTGGAAAAATCATTAATGATATGGTCGCCAGCGGGGAATTAAAGGCGCCGATTGTCATTGGGCGTGATCATCTTGATTCAGGATCTGTGGCATCTCCAAACCGGGAAACAGAATCCATGAAAGATGGCAGTGATGCAGTTAGTGATTGGCCAATTCTTAATGCGCTTATCAACAGCGTAGGCGGCGCAAGCTGGGTTAGTGTCCACCATGGCGGAGGTGTTGGCATGGGTTACTCCCTTCATGCTGGAATGGTAATCGTAGCAGATGGAACGAAAGATGCAGAAAAGCGCCTTCAACGAGTTTTAACAACAGATCCGGGAATGGGTGTGGTTCGGCATGTGGATGCTGGTTATGAACTTGCCGAAAAGACAGCTCAAAATAAAGGGATTCAAGTACCAATGCTTCGTAAATAAAAAGAGGAGGGGTAGTGCATGACACAAAAAATGTTTATTACAAACGCTGCACAATTGATTACGATGGCTGGCAGCACGGATGGTCCAGCTACGAGAGAAGCTATGTCTCAATTAAACTTGATTGAAGATGGAAGCCTTTTTATGGAAGACGGTAAAATCGTTGAAGCGGGTCCTGATAAGGAAATTCGTGAAAAATACCAAGAGCATTTTCAGTCTGCTGAACAAATAGATGCGACGGGAAAGATAGTTGCTCCAGGACTAGTTGATCCCCATACCCACCTTGTTCACGCCGGAACGAGAGAAAATGAATACGCCATGCGTCTAAAAGGACGAACGTACATGGATATCATGCAGGCGGGCGGCGGTATTCACGCAACTACTCGAGCAACTCAGCAGGCTAGCCATGAGCAGTTGTATGATGAATCAAAAAAAAGATTGAATCAATTTCTTCTGCATGGTGTAACTACAGTGGAAGCAAAGAGTGGTTACGGATTAACGCTTGAACACGAGCTCAAACAGCTGGAAGTGGCAGAACAGCTAAATAATGACCATCCGGTTGATCTTGTTTCGACCTTTATGGGTGCTCATGCTATTCCAATGGACGAAAAAAATAACCCTGATAAGTTTGTTGATCGTGTGATTCAAGAGATGCTTCCGGAAGTAGCTGATAAAAAGCTGGCTGTATTCAATGATGTCTTTTGTGAAAGAGGCGTTTTTACTCCGGAACAATCGAGAAGAGTCTTAGAAGCTGGAAAAGAATACGGGCTGATACCAAAAATTCACGCAGACGAAATTGAACCATATGAAGGAGCAGAATTAGCGGCATCAATAGGAGCTATATCTGCGGATCATCTACTAAAAGCTTCAGAGAATGGGATAAAGAAAATGGCTGAGGCAGGGGTAGTTGGTGTGCTATTGCCCGGAACAGCATTTTTCTTGATGGCTGAATTTGCCGAAGCAAGAAAAATGATTGATGCC
This DNA window, taken from Alteribacillus bidgolensis, encodes the following:
- the hutI gene encoding imidazolonepropionase is translated as MTQKMFITNAAQLITMAGSTDGPATREAMSQLNLIEDGSLFMEDGKIVEAGPDKEIREKYQEHFQSAEQIDATGKIVAPGLVDPHTHLVHAGTRENEYAMRLKGRTYMDIMQAGGGIHATTRATQQASHEQLYDESKKRLNQFLLHGVTTVEAKSGYGLTLEHELKQLEVAEQLNNDHPVDLVSTFMGAHAIPMDEKNNPDKFVDRVIQEMLPEVADKKLAVFNDVFCERGVFTPEQSRRVLEAGKEYGLIPKIHADEIEPYEGAELAASIGAISADHLLKASENGIKKMAEAGVVGVLLPGTAFFLMAEFAEARKMIDAGVAVALSTDANPGSSPTISLPFIMNLGCLKMGMTPEEVLTATTINAAHAIGCASEVGSLESGKKADVTIFDVPNYLTLSYKYGMNHVDTVVKAGIPLVRGGQLQ